In Chryseobacterium oranimense, a single window of DNA contains:
- the ilvA gene encoding threonine ammonia-lyase IlvA, protein MMKEEIYPSVLVNVYKAARRLKNVVVRTPLAINNNLSGIYGAKISFKREDLQQVRSYKIRGAYNKMAVMSPEDLAKGVVCASAGNHAQGVAFACNTMRVKGTIFMPLPTPGQKLEQVKMFGGDCIDIVLYGDTFDEAKDAALEFCRDQQGIFIHPFDDQDIIDGQATAALEILEQSGEPVDYLFVPIGGGGLAAGICTVFRELSPKTKIIGVEPSAAASMKKALENGKPVLLDKISRFVDGAAVQKVGNLNFEHCKNVLHEMAVVDEGEVCETILSLYNKDAVVVEPAGALSVAALKKYQDQIKGKNVVCIISGSNNDITRMEEIKEKALLYAGLKHYFLVRFAQRPGALKDFVLNVLGPNDDITFFEYTQKNSKEKGIAVVGIGLKQSEDFTPLLNNMKKYDFFVNYLNNDPSLMNLLI, encoded by the coding sequence ATGATGAAAGAAGAAATATATCCTTCTGTATTGGTTAATGTTTACAAGGCAGCCCGGAGACTCAAAAATGTAGTGGTGAGAACGCCTTTGGCCATTAATAACAATCTGTCCGGTATTTATGGTGCAAAAATTAGCTTTAAGAGAGAAGATCTGCAGCAGGTGAGATCCTATAAAATCAGGGGAGCCTACAATAAAATGGCAGTGATGTCTCCCGAAGATCTTGCAAAAGGCGTGGTTTGTGCCAGTGCAGGAAACCATGCCCAGGGAGTAGCTTTTGCCTGTAATACGATGAGGGTGAAAGGAACTATTTTTATGCCTTTACCTACTCCCGGACAGAAACTGGAACAGGTAAAAATGTTTGGAGGCGATTGTATAGATATTGTTCTTTATGGGGATACTTTTGATGAGGCTAAAGATGCTGCGCTGGAATTTTGCCGTGATCAGCAGGGAATATTTATTCATCCGTTTGATGATCAGGATATTATTGACGGCCAGGCTACAGCCGCTTTGGAAATTCTTGAACAGTCAGGCGAACCTGTTGATTATCTTTTTGTTCCTATAGGTGGTGGCGGTCTGGCTGCCGGAATTTGTACTGTATTTCGGGAATTGTCTCCAAAAACAAAGATTATCGGAGTGGAACCTTCTGCAGCGGCCAGCATGAAAAAAGCCCTGGAAAACGGAAAGCCGGTGCTTCTTGACAAAATCAGCCGTTTTGTAGATGGTGCTGCGGTGCAGAAGGTAGGTAATCTTAATTTTGAACATTGTAAAAATGTACTCCATGAAATGGCTGTTGTGGATGAGGGAGAAGTATGTGAAACTATTCTCTCGCTTTACAACAAAGATGCTGTAGTGGTAGAACCCGCCGGAGCTCTTTCGGTGGCTGCTTTGAAAAAATATCAGGATCAGATTAAAGGGAAAAATGTGGTGTGCATTATCAGTGGAAGCAATAATGATATCACCCGGATGGAAGAAATCAAAGAAAAAGCTCTGTTATATGCAGGTTTAAAACATTATTTTCTGGTAAGGTTTGCCCAACGCCCGGGAGCTCTGAAGGATTTTGTTCTGAATGTTCTGGGACCAAATGATGATATTACTTTTTTTGAATACACTCAAAAAAATTCAAAAGAAAAAGGGATTGCTGTGGTAGGAATCGGATTGAAACAAAGTGAAGATTTTACACCATTGCTCAATAATATGAAGAAGTATGATTTTTTTGTCAATTATCTGAATAATGATCCTTCTTTGATGAATCTGCTTATTTGA
- a CDS encoding TerB family tellurite resistance protein — translation MQKSNKSIAGYHLLMILSSVDGEFAPEEGMLVQQYMADEFPFRMNLDNELEVLALLQPEEWKDHFEFHARCFHDDSTEEERVKFAQFAKTLIKADNKVTDEEHTFYKLLKNLWNLS, via the coding sequence ATGCAAAAATCAAATAAATCAATCGCCGGTTATCACCTTTTAATGATCCTTTCTTCTGTGGACGGGGAGTTTGCTCCTGAAGAAGGAATGCTGGTTCAGCAGTATATGGCGGACGAGTTTCCATTCAGAATGAATCTTGACAATGAACTGGAAGTACTGGCTCTTCTACAGCCTGAGGAGTGGAAAGATCACTTTGAGTTCCATGCCAGATGCTTTCATGACGATTCTACGGAAGAGGAACGTGTAAAGTTTGCCCAATTTGCCAAAACACTGATCAAGGCTGACAATAAAGTAACCGATGAAGAGCATACTTTCTATAAGCTTTTGAAAAATCTGTGGAATTTATCATAA
- the ilvC gene encoding ketol-acid reductoisomerase, protein MAKLNFGGVEENVVTREEFPLQKAQEVLKDEVVAVIGYGVQGPGQALNQKDNGINVIVGQRKNSKSWDKALADGFVPGETLFEIEEALQKGTIICYLLSDAAQIEYWPKVKQHLTPGKALYFSHGFGITFNERTGIVPPADVDVFLVAPKGSGTSLRRMFLQDRGLNSSFAVYQDATGKARERVTALGIAIGSGYLFETDFKKEVFSDLAGERGTLMGAVQGIFAAQYDVLRKNGHSPSEAFNETVEELTQSLMPLVAENGMDWMYANCSTTAQRGALDWWKRFRDATSPLFEELYDSVAKGEEAQRSIDSNSKSDYREKLEVELTELRESEMWRAGKTVRSLRPENN, encoded by the coding sequence ATGGCAAAATTGAATTTTGGCGGAGTAGAAGAAAATGTAGTAACAAGAGAGGAATTTCCATTGCAGAAAGCCCAGGAAGTACTGAAAGATGAGGTAGTAGCCGTGATCGGTTACGGAGTGCAGGGGCCGGGGCAGGCGCTTAACCAAAAAGACAATGGGATTAATGTAATTGTTGGCCAGAGGAAAAACTCAAAATCCTGGGATAAGGCATTGGCGGATGGATTTGTTCCCGGAGAAACATTATTCGAAATAGAAGAAGCTCTGCAAAAAGGAACCATCATCTGCTATCTCTTAAGTGATGCAGCCCAGATCGAATACTGGCCGAAAGTGAAGCAGCATCTTACCCCCGGAAAAGCTTTGTATTTCTCCCACGGTTTCGGAATTACCTTTAATGAACGTACCGGAATTGTTCCTCCCGCTGATGTTGATGTATTTCTGGTTGCTCCAAAAGGATCAGGAACTTCATTAAGAAGAATGTTCTTACAGGACCGCGGATTGAACAGCAGTTTTGCCGTATATCAGGACGCTACAGGAAAGGCAAGAGAAAGGGTAACCGCATTAGGAATAGCTATAGGAAGCGGTTATTTATTTGAAACAGACTTTAAAAAAGAAGTATTCAGCGATCTTGCAGGAGAAAGGGGAACATTAATGGGAGCCGTACAGGGAATATTTGCAGCACAATATGATGTTTTAAGGAAAAACGGACACAGCCCTTCTGAAGCCTTTAATGAAACAGTAGAGGAACTGACACAGTCATTAATGCCTTTGGTTGCAGAAAACGGAATGGACTGGATGTATGCCAATTGCAGTACCACAGCCCAAAGAGGAGCGCTGGACTGGTGGAAACGTTTCAGGGATGCTACTTCTCCATTGTTTGAAGAACTGTATGACAGTGTGGCAAAAGGTGAAGAGGCCCAGAGATCCATCGACAGCAACAGCAAATCTGATTACAGAGAAAAACTTGAAGTTGAGCTTACAGAGCTTAGAGAAAGTGAAATGTGGAGAGCAGGGAAAACCGTCCGCAGTCTCAGACCGGAGAACAATTAA
- the folP gene encoding dihydropteroate synthase, with the protein MGILNLTPDSFSDGGKFNSEKAALEHTEKLLKDGAEIIDIGPQSTRPHAEFLSSKEEIERIANIISQIKKKFPQALISLDTFYSETVKFGFNEGIDIINDISGGQFDPKMFDTAAETRLPYILMHVNPSYETMHDKLKFEDITLEVNRYFSKKTDELLKKGIKDIILDPGFGFGKTVEDQMKMISETEYLGFEKFPLLIGISRKSFIYKPLGKSPLDINEETQKLHMKVLEQGARILRVHDVAEAAFTIRQFCKKNKKC; encoded by the coding sequence ATGGGAATCCTGAATCTGACTCCGGATTCGTTCTCCGATGGTGGGAAGTTTAACAGTGAAAAAGCAGCATTGGAGCACACTGAGAAACTTTTGAAAGACGGAGCAGAAATCATTGATATCGGGCCGCAATCCACACGCCCGCATGCTGAATTTCTGAGCAGCAAAGAAGAAATTGAGAGAATAGCAAACATCATTTCTCAAATTAAAAAAAAGTTTCCGCAAGCATTGATTTCGCTTGATACCTTCTATTCAGAGACTGTAAAATTCGGATTTAATGAAGGAATTGACATCATTAATGATATTTCCGGAGGACAGTTTGACCCTAAAATGTTTGATACAGCAGCCGAAACAAGACTTCCTTACATTCTGATGCATGTAAACCCATCCTACGAAACCATGCATGATAAATTAAAATTTGAAGACATTACCCTTGAAGTCAACCGTTATTTTTCCAAAAAAACTGACGAACTTCTTAAAAAAGGAATAAAAGATATTATCCTTGATCCGGGTTTTGGCTTCGGAAAAACGGTAGAGGATCAGATGAAAATGATCAGTGAAACTGAGTATCTGGGATTTGAAAAATTTCCTTTGTTGATCGGTATTTCAAGAAAATCATTCATCTATAAACCATTAGGGAAATCTCCTCTGGACATCAATGAAGAAACCCAGAAACTCCATATGAAAGTTTTGGAACAGGGAGCCCGGATTTTAAGAGTACATGATGTCGCCGAGGCAGCATTTACGATCAGACAATTTTGTAAAAAAAATAAAAAGTGTTAA
- the ilvB gene encoding biosynthetic-type acetolactate synthase large subunit, translating into MKNLNVSREKEISGSRIILEAFLQEGVKTIFGYPGGAIIPIYDALYDYKDQLEHILVRHEQGAVHAAQGFARVSGEVGVVLATSGPGATNLVTGLADALLDNTPVVCITGQVFEHLLGTDAFQEIDVMNVTSPVTKWSYQITDADELSEVLAKAFYIARSGRPGPVLIDITKNAQLQKVLYREYTPCHSLRSYRPDPVPQIENIEKASMLINNAERPFIIAGQGIMLGNAEKEFLQFAEKSGIPVAWTVLGMSAIPTDHPQAVGMVGMHGNYGPNILTNECDVLIAVGMRFDDRVTGKLDQYARQARIIHLDIDKAEINKNVKVEVPVLGNCKETLPILTQLIKPREHADWHQKFKDCYEIEHDQLISHELHPSEGEITMGEVIRHLNEMTKGEAVIVSDVGQHQMATCRYSSFRHSRSNITSGGLGTMGFCLPAAIGAAYGGTKRPVIAVMGDGGAQMNIQELGTLMQYKPDVKILILNNCYLGMVRQWQELFHEERYSSVDIQSPDFVQVAKGYHIPGKRVSEREELEAGLKEMLQHEGAFLLEVMTGKEHNVFPMIPQGKSVSEIVLTNNKA; encoded by the coding sequence ATGAAGAATCTAAATGTATCCAGAGAAAAAGAAATCAGCGGAAGCCGGATCATCCTTGAAGCATTTCTTCAGGAAGGGGTAAAAACGATATTCGGATATCCGGGAGGAGCGATTATTCCAATTTATGATGCCCTTTACGATTATAAAGATCAGTTGGAACACATTCTGGTCCGCCACGAACAGGGAGCCGTACATGCAGCACAGGGTTTTGCAAGAGTTTCCGGTGAAGTAGGTGTGGTTCTGGCTACCAGTGGCCCAGGAGCCACCAATCTTGTGACGGGTTTGGCCGATGCTTTACTTGATAATACCCCTGTTGTATGCATTACAGGACAGGTTTTTGAACACCTTTTGGGAACCGATGCATTTCAGGAAATTGATGTGATGAACGTTACCAGCCCTGTTACGAAATGGAGCTACCAGATTACCGATGCAGATGAACTTTCCGAAGTACTGGCAAAAGCATTTTATATTGCAAGGTCAGGAAGACCCGGCCCGGTATTGATAGATATTACAAAAAACGCTCAGCTGCAAAAGGTTTTATATAGAGAATATACACCTTGTCACTCTTTGCGGAGCTACAGACCAGACCCTGTTCCTCAGATAGAAAATATTGAAAAAGCAAGTATGCTGATCAATAATGCAGAAAGACCTTTCATTATTGCTGGTCAGGGAATTATGCTGGGAAATGCAGAAAAGGAATTCTTACAGTTTGCTGAAAAATCAGGGATTCCTGTAGCATGGACAGTCCTGGGAATGAGTGCTATTCCAACAGATCATCCACAGGCAGTAGGAATGGTAGGTATGCACGGAAATTACGGACCCAATATCCTTACCAATGAATGTGATGTTTTGATTGCAGTAGGAATGCGCTTTGATGACCGGGTTACCGGAAAGCTGGATCAGTATGCCAGGCAGGCCAGAATTATTCATTTAGATATTGACAAAGCGGAAATCAATAAAAATGTAAAAGTTGAAGTACCCGTTCTGGGAAATTGTAAAGAAACCTTGCCCATCCTTACCCAGCTCATAAAACCAAGAGAACATGCAGACTGGCATCAGAAATTTAAAGATTGCTACGAGATTGAGCACGACCAACTGATCAGTCACGAACTGCATCCTTCAGAAGGTGAAATTACAATGGGAGAAGTGATCCGTCACCTTAACGAAATGACAAAAGGAGAAGCTGTGATAGTCAGCGACGTTGGGCAGCATCAGATGGCCACCTGCAGATACTCCAGTTTCAGGCATTCCAGAAGTAATATTACCAGCGGGGGATTGGGAACTATGGGGTTTTGCCTTCCTGCTGCAATAGGAGCGGCTTATGGAGGAACCAAACGTCCGGTTATCGCAGTGATGGGAGACGGAGGTGCCCAGATGAATATCCAGGAGCTTGGAACGCTGATGCAGTACAAGCCTGATGTCAAGATCTTAATTCTTAATAATTGCTACCTGGGAATGGTAAGACAGTGGCAGGAATTGTTTCATGAAGAAAGATACTCTTCAGTAGATATTCAGAGCCCGGATTTTGTACAGGTGGCCAAAGGCTATCATATTCCGGGGAAAAGAGTTTCAGAAAGGGAAGAACTGGAAGCCGGCCTTAAGGAAATGCTTCAGCATGAAGGAGCTTTTCTTCTGGAAGTGATGACGGGAAAGGAGCATAATGTTTTCCCAATGATTCCCCAGGGGAAAAGTGTTTCCGAGATCGTACTGACCAACAATAAAGCATAA
- a CDS encoding BT_3928 family protein — protein MLKGLLRFIIAVIFILSGFVKAVDLVGFSFKMEEYFAPPVFNMPFLEKFALLFSVIVVVLELFLGFMLLLKLKLKFTLSALIALCIFFGFLTFYSAYFNVVTDCGCFGDAIKFTPWQSFIKDIVLLAGLIILFILYRKEFAKKDAYGSTAKESSGKFKYILLGLFSVIMIYIMAQGIMHEPVIDFRDYKVGTDIKAEKGKINKNPSEYKTFYSLKNQKTGEVLKVNQDDYIKETKYWSEGSSWKIEEGKNESVLTKEGYKSEIGKFKIEDPTGMELTDEIINAPKAVLVFSYHPKEVSADLFRKVEAKVNAQKGAVIYGISTDHNTFKTIKNAMMDGTAIKTIARSNPFVLTLEKGKIVDKQPAKDYVK, from the coding sequence ATGCTCAAAGGTTTATTACGTTTTATTATTGCTGTTATATTCATTCTTTCAGGCTTCGTAAAAGCGGTGGATCTGGTAGGATTTTCTTTCAAGATGGAGGAATATTTTGCGCCGCCGGTTTTCAATATGCCGTTCCTGGAAAAATTTGCGCTTCTGTTCTCGGTTATTGTAGTCGTACTGGAGCTTTTCTTAGGATTCATGCTACTGCTGAAACTGAAGCTTAAATTCACTCTTTCAGCATTAATTGCGCTTTGTATCTTTTTTGGATTTCTTACATTCTATTCTGCCTATTTCAATGTGGTGACGGACTGCGGGTGTTTTGGGGATGCAATAAAATTTACCCCATGGCAGAGCTTTATTAAGGATATTGTGCTTCTTGCAGGTCTTATTATACTGTTTATCCTTTACAGAAAAGAGTTTGCTAAAAAGGATGCCTACGGAAGTACTGCAAAAGAATCTTCAGGTAAGTTCAAATATATTCTTTTAGGTCTTTTTTCTGTGATTATGATCTACATTATGGCTCAGGGAATTATGCACGAACCGGTTATTGACTTCCGTGATTATAAGGTTGGTACCGATATTAAAGCTGAAAAAGGAAAAATCAATAAAAATCCTTCTGAATACAAGACTTTTTATTCGCTTAAAAATCAAAAAACCGGAGAGGTTCTGAAAGTAAACCAGGATGATTATATCAAAGAAACAAAATACTGGTCGGAAGGTTCTTCATGGAAAATCGAGGAAGGAAAAAATGAGTCTGTTCTGACGAAAGAGGGCTATAAATCTGAAATCGGGAAATTCAAAATAGAAGATCCTACGGGTATGGAACTTACGGATGAGATCATCAATGCACCCAAAGCTGTGCTTGTGTTTTCTTATCACCCTAAAGAGGTTTCTGCGGATCTTTTCCGTAAAGTTGAAGCCAAAGTAAATGCTCAGAAAGGTGCTGTTATCTATGGTATTTCAACAGACCATAATACTTTTAAAACCATTAAAAATGCAATGATGGACGGAACTGCAATCAAAACGATTGCAAGAAGCAATCCATTCGTCCTGACACTGGAAAAGGGGAAAATTGTAGACAAGCAGCCTGCAAAAGACTACGTGAAGTAG
- a CDS encoding DUF1599 domain-containing protein, with amino-acid sequence MSETSVQFGKVISQCRDLFSKKLQDYGAAWRVLRPSSITDQIYIKVNRIRTLQMTDKKMVDESEEDEFIAIVNYSIIGLIQLEKGLSNDFNENKEEILSLYDQYANEARALMERKNHDYGEAWRDMRISSITDLIYQKVLRTKQIEDNQGKTIVSEGLDANYFDMLNYAVFCLIKFSEKEQISEPKK; translated from the coding sequence ATGTCAGAAACATCAGTACAGTTCGGGAAAGTTATCAGTCAGTGCCGTGATCTTTTCAGCAAAAAATTACAGGATTACGGGGCCGCGTGGAGGGTTTTGAGACCCAGCTCCATTACGGATCAGATTTACATTAAAGTGAACAGGATCCGTACGCTGCAGATGACGGATAAAAAAATGGTGGATGAAAGTGAAGAGGATGAATTCATTGCGATTGTGAATTATTCTATTATCGGACTTATTCAGCTTGAAAAAGGACTTTCCAATGATTTCAATGAAAATAAGGAAGAAATTTTAAGCCTTTATGATCAATATGCCAATGAAGCCCGGGCTTTAATGGAAAGAAAAAATCATGATTACGGTGAAGCATGGAGGGATATGAGAATTTCATCCATTACCGATCTTATTTATCAGAAGGTACTGAGAACGAAGCAGATTGAGGACAACCAAGGGAAAACTATCGTTTCCGAGGGTCTGGATGCCAACTATTTCGATATGCTGAATTATGCCGTTTTTTGCCTGATCAAGTTCTCTGAAAAGGAACAAATTTCCGAACCAAAAAAATAA
- a CDS encoding aminotransferase class IV: MYYSDNTIVYFNGNFLKASEAGLDLYGQSLHYGYSVFEGIKSYSTDQGTRIFKAEEHYERLKRSADLMHIPFHYSVSQLTELTYELLERNGFSDAYIRPLVTCSPNMSLSKGKESYLSLLAWEWSNGYLADKMKIMTSGFQRPNPKAFKVEAKVGGHYVNSILACQDAKDKGYDEALLLDENGNVAESSGANIFYEKDETLFTPAKGNILPGITRQTVFEICSELNIPVKEGFFKPEEMRGADAAFFCGTAAEIVALDSLDDVHFTKNWKDTASNKVQQAYLKRVRLLSL; the protein is encoded by the coding sequence ATGTATTACAGCGACAACACTATCGTGTATTTTAACGGAAACTTTCTCAAGGCAAGCGAAGCCGGATTGGATCTCTACGGGCAATCCCTGCATTACGGTTACTCCGTTTTTGAAGGTATAAAATCCTATAGCACCGATCAGGGAACCAGGATCTTTAAGGCAGAAGAGCACTATGAAAGACTTAAAAGATCGGCAGACCTTATGCATATTCCATTTCATTATTCAGTCTCTCAGCTTACAGAACTTACCTATGAACTTTTAGAACGCAACGGATTCAGTGATGCTTATATCCGCCCGCTTGTAACCTGTTCGCCCAATATGTCACTTTCAAAAGGAAAAGAATCCTACCTGTCCCTGCTTGCCTGGGAATGGAGCAACGGCTATCTCGCAGACAAAATGAAAATCATGACCTCAGGTTTCCAGCGTCCAAATCCTAAAGCCTTTAAAGTCGAAGCAAAAGTAGGCGGGCATTACGTTAATTCCATTCTGGCCTGCCAGGATGCTAAAGACAAAGGCTATGACGAAGCCCTGTTACTCGACGAAAACGGGAATGTCGCTGAAAGTTCAGGAGCCAATATATTCTACGAAAAGGATGAAACATTATTTACCCCTGCAAAAGGAAACATTTTGCCAGGAATTACGAGACAGACGGTGTTTGAAATATGCAGCGAACTTAATATCCCCGTTAAAGAAGGATTCTTTAAACCTGAAGAAATGAGAGGTGCCGATGCTGCCTTTTTCTGTGGTACAGCAGCTGAAATCGTAGCGCTGGATTCTTTGGATGATGTTCACTTTACTAAAAACTGGAAAGATACGGCAAGTAACAAAGTACAGCAGGCTTATCTGAAGCGGGTAAGACTTCTGTCATTGTAA
- the ilvD gene encoding dihydroxy-acid dehydratase, whose amino-acid sequence MLNKYSKTFTQNSEQPAAKAMLYGIGFTEEDMHKAQIGIASMGYDGNTCNMHLNDLAKVVKKGTWDHGLAGLIFNTIGVSDGMSNGTDGMRYSLVSRDVIADSIEAICGAQYYDGIIALPGCDKNMPGTIIAMGRLDRPSIMVYGGTIAPGCYKNEPLNIVSAFEALGKKIAGEISEEDFNGVIKNSCPGAGACGGMYTANTMSSAIEALGMSLPYSSSNPALSKEKQNECLEAGKYIKLLLEKDIKPSDIMTRKAFENALRLIVILGGSTNAVLHFIAMAKSVGVTITQDDFQKMSDCTPVLADLKPSGKYLMQDLHEHGGTPAVMKYLLEEGLLHGDCLTVTGKTIAENLENVPGLDFAKQKIIRPLSDPIKETGHLRILYGNLAEKGSVAKITGKEGEKFSGKARVFDGEKDLIKGIENGRVQHGDVIVIRHEGPKGAPGMPEMLKPTSALIGAGLGGSVALITDGRFSGGTHGFVVGHITPEAYEGGLIAFVKDNDLIEIDAVNNTIQLKVSEEEILERKKGWQKPELKVKKGLLYKYALTVSSAAEGCVTDEIT is encoded by the coding sequence ATGTTAAATAAATATTCAAAAACATTCACACAAAACAGCGAACAGCCTGCTGCAAAAGCAATGCTTTATGGAATAGGCTTTACAGAAGAAGATATGCATAAGGCCCAGATCGGGATTGCCAGTATGGGCTACGATGGGAACACCTGCAATATGCATCTCAACGATCTTGCCAAAGTAGTCAAAAAAGGAACCTGGGATCATGGTCTTGCCGGTTTGATTTTCAACACGATAGGCGTAAGCGATGGAATGAGCAATGGTACAGATGGCATGAGGTATTCACTGGTGAGCCGTGATGTTATTGCAGACAGTATTGAAGCCATCTGCGGGGCACAATACTACGATGGAATCATTGCATTGCCGGGTTGTGACAAAAATATGCCGGGAACCATTATCGCGATGGGCAGGCTGGACAGACCTTCAATTATGGTATACGGCGGAACGATCGCTCCGGGATGTTATAAAAATGAACCGCTTAATATAGTTTCTGCTTTTGAGGCCTTAGGAAAAAAAATAGCAGGAGAAATTTCAGAAGAAGATTTTAACGGAGTGATTAAAAATTCCTGTCCCGGGGCCGGGGCTTGTGGGGGAATGTATACGGCAAATACCATGTCTTCTGCTATTGAAGCACTGGGAATGAGTCTTCCGTATTCATCATCCAACCCTGCATTGAGCAAAGAAAAGCAGAATGAATGTCTTGAAGCGGGAAAGTATATCAAATTACTGCTGGAGAAAGACATCAAACCGTCAGATATAATGACCCGTAAAGCTTTTGAAAATGCATTGCGCCTTATCGTTATTTTAGGAGGAAGTACCAATGCCGTTCTCCATTTTATAGCGATGGCAAAAAGTGTGGGCGTTACAATAACTCAGGATGATTTCCAGAAAATGAGCGACTGTACTCCCGTACTGGCCGATCTTAAGCCAAGTGGAAAATACCTGATGCAGGATCTTCATGAACATGGAGGAACACCTGCCGTAATGAAATACCTGCTGGAAGAAGGGCTACTGCATGGCGACTGCCTGACAGTTACCGGTAAAACCATCGCTGAAAATCTTGAAAATGTTCCAGGTCTTGATTTTGCAAAGCAAAAAATTATCAGACCCTTATCAGATCCCATCAAAGAAACAGGACATCTCCGAATACTCTATGGAAACCTCGCAGAGAAAGGAAGTGTCGCTAAAATAACAGGAAAAGAAGGCGAAAAGTTTTCAGGTAAAGCCAGGGTATTTGATGGAGAAAAAGACCTGATCAAAGGAATTGAAAACGGGAGAGTACAGCATGGAGACGTTATTGTAATCCGCCATGAAGGCCCAAAAGGAGCACCCGGAATGCCTGAAATGCTGAAGCCGACGAGTGCTCTGATCGGAGCAGGTCTTGGCGGAAGTGTTGCCTTAATTACCGATGGACGGTTCAGTGGAGGGACCCATGGATTTGTGGTGGGTCATATTACTCCCGAAGCGTATGAAGGCGGCCTCATCGCTTTTGTAAAAGATAACGACCTGATTGAAATAGACGCCGTAAACAATACCATACAGCTGAAAGTTTCCGAAGAAGAAATACTGGAGAGGAAAAAGGGATGGCAAAAACCTGAGCTCAAAGTAAAAAAAGGATTGCTTTACAAATATGCACTTACCGTATCATCGGCTGCTGAAGGCTGTGTAACAGACGAAATCACTTAA
- the tpiA gene encoding triose-phosphate isomerase → MRRKIVAGNWKMNKNVIDAQQLMIQLLSYKNNNTTNCEVWIAPPSLYLMMAKDIFEKDEIGVFSQDMSEHESGAYTGEISADMLESIDVTGSLIGHSERRQYHGETDSHCNRKIKLALDKGLIPVYCNGETLEQRKAGQHFEVVKNQTEVALFTLSAEEIKKVVIAYEPVWAIGTGETATPEQAQEIHAHIRSIIAAKYGQEVADEVSILYGGSVKPDNAKEIFSQPDIDGGLIGGAALKLEDFSKIIEGFNS, encoded by the coding sequence ATGAGAAGAAAAATAGTTGCAGGAAACTGGAAAATGAACAAAAATGTCATTGACGCCCAACAGTTAATGATTCAATTACTGAGCTATAAAAATAATAATACTACGAACTGCGAAGTATGGATTGCACCGCCTTCTTTATATTTAATGATGGCCAAAGATATCTTCGAAAAAGATGAGATCGGTGTATTTTCTCAGGATATGAGTGAGCATGAAAGCGGTGCTTACACAGGCGAGATATCAGCAGATATGCTGGAATCTATCGATGTAACCGGTTCACTGATCGGGCATTCGGAAAGAAGACAGTATCACGGTGAAACGGATTCTCACTGCAACAGAAAGATCAAATTAGCTCTTGATAAAGGACTGATCCCTGTATACTGTAACGGTGAAACGCTTGAACAGAGAAAAGCAGGACAGCATTTTGAAGTGGTAAAAAACCAGACTGAAGTTGCTCTTTTCACCCTTTCTGCTGAGGAGATCAAAAAAGTAGTGATTGCTTACGAACCTGTTTGGGCAATCGGTACCGGTGAAACGGCTACTCCGGAGCAGGCTCAGGAGATCCATGCACACATCAGAAGCATTATTGCTGCAAAATACGGCCAGGAAGTGGCTGATGAAGTTTCTATCCTTTACGGAGGTTCTGTGAAGCCTGATAACGCTAAAGAAATTTTCTCCCAGCCTGATATCGATGGTGGATTAATTGGAGGTGCTGCTTTAAAACTGGAGGATTTCTCTAAAATTATTGAGGGATTTAATTCGTAG